A genomic region of Amphiura filiformis chromosome 6, Afil_fr2py, whole genome shotgun sequence contains the following coding sequences:
- the LOC140155688 gene encoding eukaryotic initiation factor 4A-I-like, with product MSNDSADYRQQPDRDGGEPGLDRGSKPDQDDQNRDDRRDDRGPREDRGPREDRGPREDSGPREDRGPREDRGPREDRGPREDRGPREDRGPRDDRGPRDDRGPRDDRGPRDDRDFGGRRDFGGRGSRDYNRDRDRDDHSWSDRRDRDGGPRGGDFTQEVGPRGGDFTGPPKDGAPSAEGDEGPPGMGPGGIIESNWDEIVESFDDMKLREDLLRGIYAYGFEKPSAIQQRAIIPCCKGNDVIAQAQSGTGKTATFAIAILEQLDVECKGTQALVLAPTRELAQQIQKVVIALGDYMNVSCHACIGGTVVREDIGKLKQGQQVVVGTPGRVFDMIKRQALNPEYIKMFVLDEADEMLSRGFKDQIYDVFKQLNTKALQVVLLSATMPADVLDVTQRFMIAPVRILVKKEELTLEGIKQFYIMVEREEWKLETLCDLYETLTITQAVIFCNTRRKVDWLTDKMRGRDFTVSQMHGDMQQNERDLIMR from the exons aCAACAACCTGATCGGGACGGTGGCGAGCCTGGTCTTGACCGAGGTAGTAAACCTGATCAAGACGATCAAAATCGTGATGATAGACGAGACGACAGAGGACCACGTGAGGACAGAGGACCTCGTGAGGACAGAGGACCTCGTGAGGACAGCGGACCTCGTGAGGACAGAGGACCTCGTGAGGACAGAGGACCCCGTGAGGACAGAGGACCCCGTGAGGACAGAGGTCCTCGTGAGGACAGAGGACCTCGTGACGACAGAGGACCTCGTGACGACAGAGGACCTCGTGACGACAGAGGGCCTCGTGACGACAGAGATTTTGGAGGAAGACGTGACTTTGGAGGAAGAGGTTCAAGAGACTACAACAGGGACAGGGATCGTGATGACCATAGTTGGAGCGACAGGAGGGATCGAGATGGCGGTCCCCGGGGCGGTGACTTCACACAAGAGGTCGGCCCTCGGGGTGGTGACTTCACTGGTCCACCCAAAGATGGCGCACCATCAGCAGAAGGGGATGAGGGTCCACCAGGCATGGGACCAGGCGGTATTATTGAG AGCAACTGGGATGAGATAGTAGAGAGCTTTGATGACATGAAACTGAGAGAGGATCTCTTGAGAGGAATCTATGCTTATGGTTTTGAGAAGCCATCAGCTATCCAGCAACGTGCAATAATCCCCTGTTGTAAAG GCAATGATGTTATTGCCCAGGCGCAGTCTGGTACAGGAAAGACTGCCACTTTTGCCATTGCTATCTTAGAACAGCTGGATGTTGAATGCAAAGGCACACAGGCACTGGTCCTTGCACCAACAAGAGAATTGGCGCAACAG ATCCAGAAAGTAGTTATTGCACTTGGTGACTACATGAATGTCTCTTGCCATGCCTGCATTGGAGGCACCGTAGTGAGGGAGGATATAGGCAAACTCAAACAAGGACAGCAGGTTGTGGTTGGTACACCTGGACGTGTCTTTGACATGATCAAGAGACAGGCATTGA ATCCAGAGTACATCAAGATGTTTGTCTTAGATGAAGCCGATGAAATGTTGTCAAGAGGATTCAAGGATCAGATCTATGACGTATTTAAGCAGCTGAACACCAAAGCACTACAG GTTGTTTTGCTATCAGCTACAATGCCAGCGGACGTATTAGATGTAACGCAACGTTTCATGATCGCCCCTGTGAGAATCCTGGTGAAGAAGGAGGAGCTCACACTAGAGGGTATCAAACAGTTCTACATTATGGTAGAACGTGAG GAGTGGAAGTTGGAGACGCTGTGTGATTTGTACGAGACCTTGACGATCACACAGGCTGTGATCTTCTGCAACACCAGAAGAAAGGTGGACTGGTTAACGGATAAGATGAGAGGTAGAGATTTCACTGTGTCGCAGATG